One part of the Lotus japonicus ecotype B-129 chromosome 2, LjGifu_v1.2 genome encodes these proteins:
- the LOC130737247 gene encoding protein FAR1-RELATED SEQUENCE 5-like translates to MVQLLVVTDMRTRVRILGLDQVPVVGVGLEIESVFAIMEQHWKDLNQILLLKHKGEKICGAFRLAVFSYDQLLGGQHHGCAGMENESGEGWSMGLGNEILESVEHVQNEIGAEDTTLTPEDDNIEDLHDILGSDEDGIYTDEARDMDDSDESDCGNSEYSLEGNNRVEKTVSESDENNVDGEDEQSQEGSEELVPIDCKEDYMQLDLGSAGPAEVMNFHFANVEVAYDFYHWYGRINGFSARRGTIRRNTKGEHVQQTFLCHRQGFREDRGIPDEMRMRQRKTDSRCGCQAKFRVHIDTISQRWYVTCFDDAHNHDLVPKQQGGILAGHRKMTEADIMSMNSFMKCGISAPEIFNSFASHAGGYEKVGFGPKNMLNQLAKQRRSCYSDGKNAIEYLRWLGLNDSLMFQRHTEDAEHGLENLFWCDGISRMNYKVFGDVVAFDATYKKNKYRRHVVIFSGVDHHNRTIIFASAIVSNETEQTYAWLLEQFVEAMSGKLPGAVITDGALAMRNAIRRVFPNAHHRLCAWHLLKIANKKLGNPDFLKMFKSCMLSDYGIGEFKRRWAAMVTDLELEDHPWVSEMYDKREMWAATYFRGKFFAGFRTTSRCEGFHSQLLKFVRSRYNLSDFVQHSHRCLCYMRFKELEADFASGYGDIVLQTNFRSLERSASTLLTKEVFNLFVPVISLASEMIVTEFRRPTGDSRYKVIQYTKESKAWNVYYEPTTCDFRCSCEKLETYGLPCEHILGVFVFLHITELPNSVVSKRWTKGAKDGFNFTAGDGAMLWDSELIARYVCLVESCRELCTLASKTAEDFNNVNGKIASEKQMLKDKGVTEQEGDIGSTSNGLGGLNNGGPVRRARVRTTSSASGLTTKRTIRCTACRVAGHNRLTCPLLRDIDIGNDSEDMNEDMDEDDVNLSAEPEYFNYEGVDQGMFVSFPIFGLMIQDCYAALGCHNHELAKAV, encoded by the exons ATGGTTCAATTGTTGGTAGTGACTGATATGAGAACACGTGTTAGGATATTAGGTTTAGATCAAGTTCCAGTGGTTGGTGTGGGCCTGGAGATAGAGAGCGTATTTGCTATAATGGAGCAGCATTGGAAGGACCTGAACCAG ATACTTCTCTTGAAGCATaaaggtgagaaaatatgtGGGGCCTTTAGGCTGGCAGTGTTCTCATATGATCAATTACTTGGAGGTCAGCATCA TGGATGTGCTGGCATGGAAAATGAAAGTGGAGAAGGATGGTCAATGGGTCTGGGAAATGAGATTCTTGAG AGCGTTGAACATGTGCAAAACGAAATAGGGGCAGAAGACACAACACTGACACCGGAGGACGATAATATTGAG gacttgcatgacaTTTTGGGTTCCGATGAAGATGGCATTTATACAGACGAGGCAAGAGACATGGATGATTCAGATGAGTCAGATTGTGGAAATTCCGAATACAGTTTGGAGGGCAATAATCGTGTAGAAAAAACTGTGTCAGAGTCAGATGAAAATAATGTTGATGGTGAGGATGAGCAAAGCCAAGAAGGTTCAGAGGAACTTGTACCAATTGACTGCAAGGAAGATTACATGCAGTTAGATTTGGGTTCTGCAGGCCCTGCTGAAGTTATGAATTTTCATTTTGCAAATGTGGAGGTTGCTTATGACTTCTACCACTGGTACGGAAGAATTAATGGGTTTTCAGCGCGTAGAGGAACAATACGCAGGAACACAAAAGGTGAACATGTTCAACAAACCTTTTTGTGCCACAGACAGGGTTTTCGAGAAGACAGAGGGATCCCTGATGAGATGCGAATGAGACAGCGTAAAACTGATTCTAGATGTGGGTGCCAAGCAAAATTTCGGGTTCACATTGATACTATCTCACAGCGATGGTATGTCACTTGTTTTGATGATGCACATAACCATGATTTGGTTCCTAAACAGCAGGGTGGCATATTAGCTGGCCATAGGAAAATGACTGAAGCAGATATTATGTCGATGAACTCGTTCATGAAGTGCGGTATTAGTGCTCCTGAAATATTCAATTCTTTTGCTAGTCATGCTGGCGGTTATGAGAAAGTAGGTTTTGGACCGAAAAATATGTTAAATCAGCTTGCGAAGCAAAGGCGGTCTTGTTACTCAGATGGTAAGAATGCAATTGAGTATCTAAGATGGTTGGGATTGAATGATTCGCTTATGTTTCAGCGGCACACGGAGGATGCTGAACATGGACTTGAGAATTTATTTTGGTGTGATGGAATCAGTAGGATGAATTACAAAGTGTTTGGGGATGTAGTAGCATTTGATGCAACGTACAAAAAGAACAAATATCGTCGTCATGTGGTGATCTTTTCTGGTGTTGACCATCATAACAGAACAATTATATTTGCTAGTGCTATAGTGTCGAATGAAACCGAGCAAACCTATGCATGGTTATTAGAGCAGTTTGTTGAAGCTATGAGTGGGAAGCTACCAGGTGCTGTCATAACTGACGGAGCATTGGCAATGCGAAATGCTATTAGAAGAGTCTTTCCGAATGCCCACCATCGACTGTGTGCATGGCACTTGTTGAAAATTGCTAACAAAAAGCTTGGCAATCCAgattttttgaaaatgtttaagAGCTGTATGTTAAGTGATTACGGTATCGGTGAATTCAAGCGAAGGTGGGCAGCAATGGTCACAGACTTGGAGTTGGAGGATCACCCTTGGGTTAGCGAAATGTATGACAAACGAGAAATGTGGGCTGCAACTTACTTTCGGGGAAAGTTTTTTGCTGGTTTTCGGACGACATCGCGGTGTGAGGGCTTTCATTCTCAACTGTTGAAATTTGTCCGTTCAAGGTACAATTTATCAGACTTTGTTCAACACTCCCATCGATGTCTCTGCTACATGCGCTTCAAGGAATTAGAAGCTGATTTTGCTTCTGGTTATGGAGATATTGTTTTACAGACTAATTTTAGGAGTCTAGAAAGGTCAGCATCAACATTACTTACGAAGGAGGTTTTCAACTTGTTTGTACCTGTTATTAGCCTTGCATCAGAGATGATTGTGACAGAATTTAGACGGCCAACAGGGGATTCAAGATACAAAGTGATACAGTATACCAAGGAATCTAAGGCCTGGAATGTGTACTATGAGCCAACCACATGTGACTTTAGATGCTCTTGTGAGAAGTTAGAAACATATGGTCTTCCTTGCGAGCACATATTGGGTGTATTTGTATTCCTTCACATCACTGAATTGCCCAATAGTGTAGTCTCAAAAAGATGGACTAAAGGTGCAAAGGATGGTTTTAACTTTACAGCAGGGGATGGTGCTATGTTATGGGATTCTGAATTGATTGCTAGGTACGTGTGTTTGGTAGAATCATGCAGGGAACTTTGTACATTGGCTTCTAAGACTGCTGAAGATTTCAACAATGTGAACGGGAAAATTGCGTCTGAAAAACAGATGTTGAAAGACAAGGGTGTAACCGAACAAGAAGGCGATATTGGTAGCACCTCAAATGGTCTAGGTGGTTTGAACAATGGTGGACCTGTAAGGAGAGCCCGGGTTCGTACCACATCATCAGCTTCCGGTTTAACAACGAAACGTACAATAAGATGCACTGCTTGTAGGGTGGCGGGGCACAACAGATTGACTTGCCCATTGTTAAGGGACATTGACATTGGAAATGACAGCGAGGATATGAATGAAGACATGGATGAAGACGATGTCAATTTGTCTGCTGAACCTGAATATTTCAATTATGAGGGTGTTGACCAGGGTATGTTTGTCAGTTTTCCAAT ATTCGGATTGATGATCCAGGACTGTTATGCTGCCCTTGGCTGCCATAATCATGAACTTGCAAAGGCTGTTTGA
- the LOC130740815 gene encoding uncharacterized protein LOC130740815: protein MNLQTLITSITSRRGLLHLARSFTCYAVLLCIFSCLAAYGLGSLNGIQNQPDYDACASPGKSYSFGSSDTIVSNSGSGHGFPTTHNSVENVCPNSHLLCFPSMLSEFSHKEKNMKAASVGEPGSHYKSPFCVQLAQDSRQASNKSWSSDHGVFRLHNGRAVSCSLKSREAVNEVPFLQTKVGHKDDTLPCGGSLLKQKTAHFGSKNSEVSKSNSYDGSVLPNVRISPTVLDWGEKYLYSSSAALLTVENTCNESTLHLYEPFSTDLQFYPCNFSEISLRPGESALICFVFFPKYLGLSSASLILQTNSGGFIVEAKGYATESPFGIQSLSGVEISPGGRLSKNFSLFNPFDEPLYVEEITAWISISSGDTSVETEAVCRMNDFEASDTHLFPTIKDRLVVKSSQIGSPVVAIRPHRNWDIGPHSSESLIMEMDVTVGFEGKIFGAFCLHLLRSSQDMSDTVMIPIEAEVDNRSAYDTGGLFISATLEGLATCDSGESAITITVRNGAPYVLSFVKVLQVADVELFHIKYKEGLLLFPGTATQVGIIYCSQMHLDLSDIPPEVSKLRENCKLLILTNDSTNPLIEISCEDILHICFEHQRLSSVGAEGKSKHIQSGRAGYVDRGMQLPPKLNIKVSETAGVDELVLANWKSLGTTDDMSVLEDREVLLFPKIQVGSYVSRGITVKNPSQHPVMMQLMLNSGEIINECRGLEDLLHPSSSGNLVLDEDATPTKYGFSVPKSALTEAYVHPNDSVTLGPIIFYPSNPCGWSGSALIRNNLSGVEWIPLRGFGGLLSLVFLEGSEQVQSVDFDLKMHKPLNFSLPYALLHMKEMTSACSQPLVKELYAKNTGDLPLEVKSIRVSGRECGLDGFKILNCWGFALEPGESTKLLISYQTDFSAAVVHRDLELSLQTGIFLLPMKASFPHDMLCNCKKSMFWMRVKKYLLGFLFVASFVFLMFWFIFPQTPALGSLDFTCKTDDKLVQTTIKSAEKSSLLQKGPHRLSMCNKINHLMEASCGRYSLSQDLRQSSENQKQQTGNLLDAQSERVLSSSTTVQSSDSMKPSQLGSLVVKNGREKGRRKKKRSLGAKLAALSEVSSSQSGNSTPSSPSSPMASATPKCSWPLSSNVEPPLETMVTAQRSVIKQAFKTDAEANVLKSASKCPATSIPVQIPCAATPPILPFSMVSNCPSTASHARAPGSKLHNQKAAEAQETGLADEYTYDIWGDHFSLLHILVPKNATPMKYSSVENDFDSFFVKGPQTLVTKSQEG, encoded by the exons ATGAACCTTCAAACCCTAATCACCTCCATCACTAGCCGCCG GGGATTGTTGCACTTGGCCAGATCATTCACTTGTTATGCGGTTCTGCTCTGTATCTTTTCATGCCTTGCTGCATATGGATTAGGCTCTTTGAATGGGATACAAAATCAACCAGATTATGATGCTTGTGCATCTCCTGGGAAAAGTTACTCTTTTGGCTCCTCAGACACAATTGTCAGCAACTCTGGTTCAGGCCATGGGTTTCCAACTACCCATAACAGTGTTGAAAATGTGTGTCCAAACAGTCATTTGTTATGCTTTCCTTCAATGTTGTCTGAATTTTCTcataaagagaaaaatatgaAGGCAGCTTCTGTAGGAGAACCTGGCAGTCATTACAAAAGTCCATTTTGTGTACAGTTAGCTCAAGATAGCAGGCAAGCAAGTAACAAAAGCTGGTCATCTGATCATGGTGTGTTTAGGTTACATAATGGAAGGGCTGTGTCTTGTTCCCTAAAATCCAGAGAAGCAGTGAATGAGGTACCATTTCTGCAAACTAAGGTTGGTCATAAAGATGATACTTTACCCTGTGGAGGCTCTTTACTTAAGCAGAAGACAGCACATTTTGGGTCCAAGAACTCTGAGGTGTCCAAATCAAATTCCTATGATGGTTCTGTCTTGCCCAATGTAAGGATTAGCCCTACTGTGCTGGACTGGGGAGAAAAATATCTGTATTCTTCTTCAGCAGCTTTGTTAACTGTAGAAAATACATGCAATGAGAGCACATTACACCTCTATGAACCATTCAGCACAGACTTACAGTTCTACCCTTGTAACTTCAGCGAGATTTCTCTTAGACCTGGTGAATCAGCtttaatttgttttgttttcttccCTAAATACCTGGGCTTGTCCTCAGCTAGCCTGATCTTGCAGACAAATTCTGGTGGATTCATAGTAGAGGCTAAAGGATATGCTACTGAGTCTCCTTTTGGAATTCAGTCCTTATCAGGTGTGGAGATTTCTCCAGGTGGAAGGTTGAGCAAGAATTTTTCGTTATTTAATCCATTCGACGAACCCCTTTATGTGGAGGAAATAACTGCTTGGATATCAATTTCTTCAGGGGATACTTCAGTTGAAACTGAAGCAGTTTGTCGGATGAATGATTTTGAGGCTTCTGATACTCATCTATTTCCAACCATTAAGGACCGATTGGTTGTGAAAAGTAGCCAAATTGGTTCACCGGTAGTAGCAATCAGGCCTCACAGGAACTGGGATATTGGTCCACATAGCTCTGAAAGTCTCATCATGGAGATGGATGTTACAGTTGGATTTGAGGGGAAAATATTTGGTGCATTTTGTTTGCATTTACTGAGGTCCTCACAAGACATGTCTGATACTGTTATGATTCCTATTGAAGCTGAAGTCGATAATCGTTCTGCCTATGACACTGGTGGTTTATTTATTTCAGCAACTCTTGAGGGTCTAGCCACATGTGATAGTGGTGAAAGTGCTATCACTATAACTGTAAGAAATGGTGCCCCTTATGTTTTAAGTTTTGTTAAAGTCCTACAAGTTGCTGATGTGGAGCTTTTCCATATCAAGTACAAGGAAGGCTTACTACTTTTCCCTGGTACTGCAACTCAAGTTGGCATTATTTACTGTAGTCAGATGCACTTAGATTTGAGTGACATCCCACCTGAAGTCTCCAAGTTGCGAGAGAACTGCAAATTGCTGATTCTTACAAATGACTCAACTAATCCCCTGATTGAGATTTCATGTGAGGACATATTACATATTTGTTTTGAACATCAAAGGCTTTCATCTGTTGGAGCAGAAGGCAAGTCTAAACATATCCAATCTGGCAGGGCAGGGTATGTGGACAGAGGCATGCAGTTACCACCGAAGTTGAACATAAAG GTTTCAGAGACAGCAGGTGTAGATGAACTTGTTCTTGCAAACTGGAAGTCTCTAGGAACCACTGATGATATGTCTGTGCTTGAAGACCGTGAGGTGCTGCTATTTCCGAAGATTCAGGTTGGAAGTTATGTCTCTCGGGGGATCACTGTAAAGAATCCTAGCCAAcatccagttatgatgcagcttaTGTTGAACTCAGGAGAAATAATTAACGAGTGTAGAGGTTTAGAAGATTTATTGCACCCTTCTTCATCTGGTAATTTGGTTCTGGATGAAGATGCTACTCCAACTAAGTATGGATTCTCAGTACCAAAGAGTGCACTGACAGAGGCTTATGTGCACCCTAATGATAGTGTAACTTTAGGGCCGATTATTTTTTATCCATCCAATCCTTGTGGGTGGAGTGGTTCAGCATTGATTAGAAACAATCTTTCAGGTGTTGAGTGGATACCTTTAAGGGGATTTGGAGGGTTGCTTTCTCTAGTTTTCCTTGAAGGGTCTGAGCAAGTGCAGAGTGTAGATTTTGACCTCAAAATGCACAAGCCACTCAATTTTTCTCTTCCGTATGCCTTACTTCACATGAAGGAGATGACATCTGCCTGCTCACAACCTTTAGTGAAAGAGTTATATGCCAAGAACACAGGAGATTTGCCCTTGGAGGTTAAAAGTATCAGAGTTTCTGGGAGAGAATGTGGGTTGGATGGTTTTAAGATTCTTAATTGTTGGGGTTTCGCTCTTGAACCTGGGGAGTCAACTAAACTTCTGATATCATACCAGACTGATTTTTCTGCTGCTGTTGTGCATCGAGATCTTGAACTCTCCTTGCAGACTGGTATTTTTCTGTTACCCATGAAGGCGAGTTTCCCACATGATATGCTGTGTAACTGCAAGAAATCTATGTTCTGGATGCGAGTTAAGAAATACCTGCTTGGATTCCTTTTCGTTGCATCCTTTGTGTTTCTGATGTTTTGGTTCATATTTCCTCAAACCCCTGCGTTGGGATCCTTGGATTTCACATGCAAGACTGATGATAAATTGGTCCAGACCACAATAAAAAGTGCTGAGAAATCCTCTTTGCTACAAAAGGGACCGCATAGGCTATCAATGTGTAATAAGATAAATCATCTAATGGAGGCCTCTTGTGGCAGATATTCCTTGTCTCAGGATTTGAGGCAGAGTTCTGAAAATCAGAAACAACAGACTGGTAATTTATTGGATGCTCAAAGTGAAAGAGTATTGTCTTCTTCCACAACAGTTCAAAGCTCTGATTCAATGAAACCATCCCAGTTGGGCAGTCTCGTTGTTAAAAATGGTAGAGAaaagggaagaagaaagaagaagaggagtctCGGTGCGAAATTGGCAGCCTTATCTGAAGTTTCTAGTAGTCAGAGCGGGAACTCCACACCCTCATCTCCATCATCGCCAATGGCTTCTGCTACACCTAAATGTAGCTGGCCTTTGTCTTCCAATGTGGAGCCACCCCTTGAGACTATGGTGACTGCTCAGCGTTCTGTCATCAAACAAGCTTTTAAGACTGATGCTGAAGCAAATGTGCTGAAGTCAGCTTCAAAATGTCCAGCTACTAGCATACCTGTTCAGATACCTTGTGCTGCTACTCCTCCCATTCTTCCCTTTTCCATGGTTTCAAACTGTCCCAGTACCGCCTCGCATGCTCGCGCTCCGGGATCCAAACTCCACAACCAAAAAGCTGCTGAAGCTCAAGAGACAGGACTTGCTGATGAGTATACATATGATATTTGGGGTGATCATTTCTCTTTGCTTCACATTTTAGTTCCCAAAAATGCTACTCCCATGAAGTATAGTTCTGTGGAAAATGACTTCGACAGCTTTTTTGTAAAGGGTCCACAAACCCTTGTGACAAAATCTCAAGAAGGCTAA